In Rhodanobacter denitrificans, a single window of DNA contains:
- a CDS encoding nucleotidyltransferase family protein: MSRLVEQIKQAVAAFTGCKTTPALIGGLALAAHQVVRATRDVDFLADAADADRLNEILLALGYRCVHRSEDAANYVREDEGLDLLYAHRPTARRLLADAEERSTAMGPLRVISAEGLIGFKLQALVNNPSRTRDLDDIRALLRAQRGRLNMQEVQGYFALFDRQEMLDELLAEIANDKA, from the coding sequence ATGTCCCGCCTGGTCGAGCAGATCAAGCAGGCCGTTGCCGCCTTTACTGGCTGCAAGACCACGCCTGCGTTGATCGGAGGCTTGGCGCTGGCCGCGCACCAGGTGGTGCGCGCCACCCGCGATGTGGATTTTCTCGCCGACGCGGCCGATGCAGATCGGCTGAACGAGATCCTGCTGGCGCTCGGCTACCGCTGCGTCCATCGCAGCGAGGATGCAGCCAACTATGTCCGCGAGGACGAGGGCCTGGATCTGCTGTATGCGCATCGCCCGACGGCACGACGCCTGCTCGCCGACGCCGAGGAGCGTTCCACGGCCATGGGACCGCTGCGCGTCATCAGCGCCGAAGGCCTGATCGGCTTCAAGCTGCAGGCGCTGGTCAACAACCCATCCCGCACGCGCGACCTCGACGATATCCGCGCGCTGTTGCGCGCGCAGCGTGGCCGGCTCAACATGCAGGAAGTGCAGGGGTACTTCGCGCTGTTCGATCGCCAGGAGATGCTGGATGAACTACTCGCCGAAATCGCCAACGACAAAGCATGA
- a CDS encoding SIR2 family protein, whose product MAGFSREIEAFIKDFVGQIANGTGAIFAGAGMSRGAGYVDWKELLHDIAEELGLELQLEHDLIAVAQYHYNLKKGPAGLVRKIIEEFSHQAEETESHRILARLPIPTWWTTNYDALIEKALERAFRIADVKFNVDQLSNTRPRRDAVIYKMHGDASDPKKAILYKSQYEQYHKTHEGFITALRGDLVTKTFLFIGFSFTDPNLDYVLSRLPAEPSREHYCFVRKVVAEEGESEASVNYRTRREKLRNDDLHRYGITALEVDEYEDIPRILAAIEERYRMKTVFISGSAHEFGDWAMEEAQGLLHRLSAALIRGGYRVITGFGWGVGSAVINGALETIYLEPAKYSEDQLVMRPFPQFASNGKDLPVLWDSYRRRMIALAGTAIFVFGNKVVDGKVVKAGGVRAEYDIARELGVVPLPIAATGFVAADLAGDVLADVAHVYGQRGWIADSVKELEAAGKDAEALIGVVLKFMERIGK is encoded by the coding sequence GTGGCCGGATTCAGCAGGGAAATTGAAGCGTTCATCAAAGATTTCGTTGGCCAGATTGCCAACGGTACAGGAGCAATCTTTGCGGGGGCGGGCATGTCCCGCGGTGCAGGGTACGTTGACTGGAAGGAACTCCTTCATGACATCGCAGAGGAGCTCGGACTTGAGCTGCAGCTTGAGCATGACCTCATCGCAGTTGCCCAGTATCACTACAACTTAAAAAAGGGCCCGGCGGGCCTCGTCCGAAAAATCATCGAGGAGTTTTCTCACCAGGCAGAGGAGACCGAGTCGCATCGCATCCTTGCGCGCTTGCCGATCCCGACATGGTGGACGACCAACTACGACGCACTCATTGAGAAAGCACTCGAACGGGCATTTCGCATCGCAGATGTGAAGTTCAACGTCGACCAGTTGAGCAATACGCGGCCACGCCGGGACGCTGTCATTTACAAGATGCACGGAGACGCTTCGGATCCTAAGAAGGCGATTCTCTACAAGTCGCAATACGAGCAGTACCACAAGACCCACGAAGGCTTCATCACGGCACTTCGCGGCGATCTGGTTACCAAGACGTTCCTGTTCATCGGCTTCAGTTTTACTGATCCTAACCTCGATTACGTCCTGAGCCGGCTGCCAGCAGAGCCCTCTCGCGAGCACTACTGCTTTGTGCGTAAGGTCGTGGCTGAAGAGGGTGAGTCGGAGGCCTCGGTCAATTACCGTACACGTCGCGAGAAGCTTCGCAATGACGACCTTCACCGGTATGGCATCACCGCTCTTGAGGTTGATGAGTACGAGGACATTCCACGCATCCTCGCCGCCATCGAAGAGCGCTATCGGATGAAGACGGTTTTTATCTCCGGGAGTGCACACGAATTCGGGGACTGGGCCATGGAGGAGGCCCAAGGACTTCTGCACCGTCTGTCAGCCGCCCTGATCAGGGGTGGCTATCGCGTGATCACGGGGTTCGGGTGGGGCGTCGGAAGCGCTGTCATCAATGGCGCATTAGAAACCATCTACCTCGAACCGGCGAAGTACAGCGAAGACCAGCTAGTCATGCGCCCATTCCCGCAGTTTGCCAGCAACGGAAAAGATCTTCCGGTTTTGTGGGACAGCTATCGCCGCCGCATGATTGCCCTCGCGGGAACCGCGATTTTCGTCTTCGGTAACAAGGTCGTGGACGGGAAGGTGGTCAAGGCAGGTGGAGTGCGTGCCGAATATGACATCGCCCGCGAGCTGGGCGTCGTCCCGCTTCCGATTGCGGCCACAGGATTTGTCGCGGCGGATCTTGCCGGCGACGTGCTCGCCGACGTGGCGCACGTCTACGGTCAACGCGGGTGGATAGCGGACTCGGTCAAAGAGCTTGAGGCAGCCGGCAAAGACGCCGAGGCCCTGATTGGCGTTGTTTTGAAATTCATGGAGAGGATAGGCAAATGA